The following coding sequences are from one Luteimonas sp. S4-F44 window:
- a CDS encoding DUF2065 family protein, which translates to MAQLWAALCLVAVIEGLILFVAPGLWKRTAAQMLAMSSGALRRVGGVVLLLGVTALVLVRGAG; encoded by the coding sequence ATGGCGCAGTTGTGGGCAGCGCTGTGCCTGGTGGCGGTGATCGAAGGGCTGATCCTCTTCGTCGCCCCGGGCCTGTGGAAGCGCACCGCCGCCCAGATGCTGGCGATGTCGTCCGGTGCGCTGCGGCGTGTGGGTGGCGTGGTCCTGCTGCTCGGCGTGACCGCCCTGGTGCTGGTGCGCGGCGCGGGCTGA
- a CDS encoding amino acid permease has product MQAWLRRKNIDLITVHEEGRRLVPTLGWPHLVALGIGAIVGTGIYTLIGVGANLAGPAVLLSFLVAGVVCACAALAYAEMSTMMPAAGSAYTYSYAVLGEGIAWIVGWSLILEYSLVVSAVAVGWSGSVVEFLTGIGVTVPQAIAVGPHAGGVINLPAVLITFAVAGLLVVGTKESATLNAVLVVVKVVALAVFVAIALPHFDAANLEPFMPHGFAKSMGGDGVERGVMAAAAIIFFAFYGFDAISTAAEETRNPKRDLSIGIIGSMVGCTVIYLLVALAAVGAMHYTLFAQSPAPLALIMRELGQGTASGIVSGAAVVALPTVLLAFFYGQSRVFFVMSRDGLLPRGLSKVDARRGTPVMITLFTAVLVAALAGVARLDEIAALANAGTLAAFTAVALCMLVLRVRDPQRTRVFRAPLAWVIGPIAILGCSYLFWSLPQRTQLWFLAWNAFGVVVYLLYARRNSVLGRGGDA; this is encoded by the coding sequence ATGCAGGCCTGGTTGCGGCGCAAGAACATCGATCTGATCACCGTGCACGAGGAAGGTCGCCGATTGGTGCCCACCCTCGGCTGGCCGCACTTGGTCGCGCTGGGCATCGGCGCGATCGTCGGCACCGGCATCTACACCCTGATCGGCGTCGGTGCGAACCTCGCCGGCCCGGCGGTGCTGCTGTCGTTCCTTGTCGCCGGCGTGGTCTGCGCCTGCGCCGCGCTCGCCTACGCCGAGATGTCGACGATGATGCCGGCCGCCGGCAGCGCCTATACCTACAGCTATGCGGTGCTGGGCGAGGGCATCGCCTGGATCGTCGGTTGGAGCCTGATCCTGGAGTACTCGCTGGTCGTGAGCGCGGTGGCGGTCGGCTGGTCGGGCTCGGTGGTCGAGTTCCTGACCGGCATCGGGGTGACCGTGCCGCAGGCGATCGCGGTCGGGCCGCATGCCGGTGGCGTGATCAATCTGCCGGCGGTGCTGATCACCTTCGCCGTCGCGGGCCTGCTGGTCGTGGGCACGAAGGAAAGCGCGACGCTCAATGCCGTGCTGGTCGTGGTCAAGGTCGTGGCGCTGGCGGTGTTCGTCGCGATCGCGCTGCCGCACTTCGACGCGGCCAACCTCGAGCCGTTCATGCCACACGGCTTTGCCAAGAGCATGGGCGGCGATGGTGTGGAGCGCGGGGTGATGGCGGCCGCGGCGATCATCTTCTTCGCCTTCTACGGCTTTGACGCGATCTCCACCGCGGCCGAGGAAACCCGCAATCCCAAGCGCGACCTGTCGATCGGCATCATCGGCTCGATGGTCGGCTGCACGGTGATTTACCTGCTGGTCGCGTTGGCGGCGGTGGGTGCGATGCACTACACGCTGTTCGCCCAGAGCCCGGCGCCGCTGGCGCTGATCATGCGCGAACTGGGGCAGGGCACCGCATCGGGCATCGTCTCGGGCGCGGCGGTGGTCGCGCTGCCGACGGTGCTGCTGGCGTTCTTCTATGGCCAGAGCCGGGTGTTCTTCGTGATGTCGCGCGACGGCCTGCTGCCGCGCGGGCTGTCCAAGGTCGACGCCCGGCGCGGCACGCCGGTGATGATCACGTTGTTCACCGCGGTGCTGGTCGCCGCACTTGCGGGCGTGGCACGCCTGGACGAGATCGCCGCGCTCGCCAATGCCGGCACGCTGGCCGCATTCACCGCAGTCGCGCTGTGCATGCTGGTGCTGCGCGTGCGCGATCCGCAGCGCACGCGCGTGTTCCGCGCGCCGCTGGCCTGGGTCATCGGCCCGATCGCGATTCTCGGCTGTAGCTATCTGTTCTGGAGCCTGCCGCAGCGCACGCAGCTGTGGTTCCTGGCCTGGAACGCGTTCGGCGTCGTGGTCTACCTGCTCTACGCGCGGCGCAACAGCGTGCTGGGCCGGGGCGGCGACGCGTGA
- a CDS encoding sorbosone dehydrogenase family protein produces MNIRDLSRSKTALRILVPALAFALAACNGTPEETYVGPSPDLPKPQRGLFPTLKVSLPAQWGDERPQVPEGYEITPIADNLQIPRQMLVLPNGDILVAEGRGGRAPKLTPKDIIAGVIKGRGNTQVESGNRITLLRDGDGDGAYESRSIFAEGLDAPYGLAFGNDSIYVATQDALLRFDYTPGAVNAAGPPQEITRLPAAINHHWTKSLAISHDGRYLFVGIGSDSNITERGLAVEENRAMIWQVDAQTGFHRVFATGLRNPTALAMQPGMDQLWAVVNERDEIGDELVPDYLTSVRPGGFYGWPYSYWGQHVDARVRPQKPDKVASAIVPDFALGSHVAALGLAFSSPAMGAQFANGVFVGQHGSWNRDPPVGYKVSFVPFRDGRPSGEAIDFATGFLGQDGKARGRPVGVAVDPRGALLVADDLANTIWRIVPTGAGAGARAPAASSAPAAAPPADAPAPASPPPAG; encoded by the coding sequence ATGAACATCAGGGATCTTTCTCGATCGAAGACCGCGTTGCGTATTCTGGTCCCCGCGCTGGCGTTCGCGCTGGCGGCCTGCAATGGCACGCCCGAGGAGACCTATGTCGGCCCGTCGCCCGACCTGCCCAAGCCGCAGCGCGGTCTGTTCCCGACGTTGAAGGTCTCGCTGCCGGCGCAGTGGGGCGATGAGCGCCCGCAGGTGCCCGAGGGCTACGAGATCACGCCGATCGCCGACAACCTGCAGATCCCGCGGCAGATGCTGGTGCTGCCCAACGGCGACATCCTGGTCGCCGAAGGCCGCGGCGGCCGCGCGCCCAAGCTCACGCCCAAGGACATCATTGCCGGCGTCATCAAGGGCCGCGGCAATACCCAGGTCGAGAGCGGCAACCGCATCACCTTGCTGCGCGACGGCGATGGCGACGGCGCTTACGAGAGCCGCTCGATCTTCGCCGAGGGTCTGGATGCGCCCTACGGTCTGGCCTTCGGCAACGACTCGATCTATGTCGCGACGCAGGATGCGCTGCTGCGCTTCGACTACACGCCCGGCGCGGTCAACGCCGCCGGCCCGCCGCAGGAGATCACCCGGTTGCCGGCGGCGATCAACCACCACTGGACCAAGTCGCTGGCGATCAGCCACGACGGGCGCTATCTGTTCGTGGGGATCGGCTCGGACAGCAACATCACCGAGCGCGGCCTGGCGGTGGAAGAGAATCGCGCGATGATCTGGCAGGTCGACGCGCAGACCGGCTTCCATCGCGTGTTCGCCACCGGCCTGCGCAATCCCACTGCGCTGGCGATGCAGCCGGGCATGGATCAGCTGTGGGCGGTGGTCAACGAGCGCGACGAGATCGGCGACGAACTCGTGCCCGACTATCTGACCAGCGTGCGCCCCGGCGGCTTCTACGGCTGGCCCTACAGCTACTGGGGCCAGCACGTGGACGCGCGCGTACGCCCGCAGAAGCCGGACAAGGTCGCCAGCGCCATCGTGCCGGACTTCGCGCTCGGCTCGCATGTCGCCGCACTCGGCTTGGCGTTCTCGTCGCCCGCGATGGGCGCGCAGTTCGCCAATGGCGTGTTCGTCGGCCAGCACGGCAGCTGGAACCGCGATCCGCCGGTCGGCTACAAGGTCTCGTTCGTGCCATTCCGCGACGGCCGCCCGTCGGGCGAGGCGATCGACTTTGCGACCGGCTTCCTCGGCCAGGACGGCAAGGCCCGCGGCCGCCCGGTCGGCGTGGCGGTGGACCCGCGCGGTGCGCTGCTGGTGGCCGACGATCTGGCGAACACCATCTGGCGGATCGTGCCGACCGGGGCGGGGGCGGGTGCCCGTGCGCCCGCGGCGTCTTCCGCACCCGCGGCGGCGCCACCGGCCGACGCGCCTGCACCGGCATCCCCACCACCCGCAGGCTGA
- the hflX gene encoding ribosome rescue GTPase HflX has translation MFERSRKGENALLIQPHAHGPVDEGVLEEFSELARSAGAQVAMVIPARIDRPNAATLIGSGKLEEVKAAAEASGADLILVNHRLSPGQERNLERALERRVVDRTGLILDIFAQRARSHEGKLQVELAQLRHMATRLVRGWTHLERQRGGSIGLRGPGETQLETDRRLLQKRVEQLQARLGKVEVQRTQMRRARVRSELPRVALVGYTNAGKSTLFNTLSGADAYAADQLFATLDPTVRRVDLSGGAIVLADTVGFVRDLPHELVAAFRSTLSEAREADLLLHVIDAADPLRNERIAQVDAVLGEIGAGELPQLLVFNKIDRIDGAAPRYDMDPAALADDAVREAVWISARDGLGLDLLSQALARRLGMRRIVGSVALPPEAGRLRARLHALEAVREEAAEEAGGWRLQIDLAHADAARLAAHAEGAPLRGLLPVDDPDTI, from the coding sequence TTGTTCGAACGCTCCCGCAAGGGTGAAAACGCGCTGCTGATCCAGCCCCACGCGCACGGTCCGGTCGACGAAGGCGTGCTCGAGGAATTCTCCGAGCTCGCGCGCTCGGCCGGTGCCCAGGTCGCGATGGTGATCCCCGCACGCATCGATCGCCCCAATGCCGCCACGCTGATCGGCAGCGGCAAGCTGGAGGAGGTCAAGGCCGCCGCCGAGGCCAGCGGTGCCGACCTGATCCTGGTCAATCACCGGCTCTCGCCCGGCCAGGAACGCAACCTCGAGCGTGCGCTCGAGCGGCGTGTGGTCGACCGCACCGGGCTGATCCTCGACATCTTCGCCCAGCGCGCGCGCAGCCATGAAGGCAAGCTGCAGGTCGAACTGGCGCAACTGCGCCACATGGCCACGCGCCTGGTGCGCGGCTGGACCCATCTGGAACGCCAGCGCGGTGGTTCGATCGGTCTGCGCGGGCCCGGCGAGACCCAGCTCGAGACCGACCGCCGCCTGCTGCAGAAGCGGGTCGAGCAGCTGCAGGCCAGGCTGGGCAAGGTCGAGGTGCAGCGCACCCAGATGCGCCGCGCGCGTGTGCGCAGCGAGCTGCCGCGCGTGGCCCTGGTCGGCTACACCAACGCCGGCAAGTCGACGCTGTTCAACACGCTCAGCGGCGCGGATGCCTACGCGGCCGACCAGTTGTTCGCGACCCTGGACCCGACCGTGCGCCGGGTCGACCTGTCGGGCGGCGCGATCGTGCTCGCCGACACGGTCGGCTTCGTCCGCGACCTGCCGCACGAACTCGTCGCCGCGTTCCGCTCCACGTTGAGCGAGGCGCGCGAGGCCGACCTGCTGCTGCACGTCATCGACGCCGCCGACCCGCTGCGCAACGAGCGCATCGCCCAGGTCGACGCGGTGCTCGGCGAGATCGGTGCCGGCGAGCTGCCGCAGTTGCTGGTGTTCAACAAGATCGACCGCATCGACGGGGCCGCGCCGCGTTACGACATGGACCCGGCGGCGCTCGCCGACGATGCCGTGCGTGAGGCGGTGTGGATCTCCGCGCGCGACGGGCTCGGCTTGGATCTGCTGTCGCAGGCACTGGCGCGCCGGTTGGGCATGCGCCGCATCGTCGGCAGCGTGGCGTTGCCGCCCGAAGCGGGCCGGTTGCGCGCGCGCCTGCACGCGCTCGAGGCGGTGCGCGAGGAAGCGGCCGAGGAGGCCGGCGGTTGGCGGCTGCAGATCGACCTGGCGCATGCCGACGCCGCGCGCCTGGCCGCGCACGCCGAGGGCGCGCCGTTGCGCGGGCTCTTGCCTGTCGACGATCCCGACACCATCTGA
- a CDS encoding adenylosuccinate synthase gives MGQSVVVLGAQWGDEGKGKIVDLLTQDIGAVVRFQGGHNAGHTLVIGGKKTVLHLIPSGILRDDALCLIGNGVVLSPAALIKEIGELEAAGIEVRSRLKISPATPLIMPYHIALDQAREKAAGGKAIGTTGRGIGPAYEDKVARRGIRVADLHYPKQLEEQLRTALDYHNFVLTQYLGVEAVDFQKTYDEALAFGEYVEPMKSDVAGILHDLRKQGSKVLFEGAQGALLDIDHGTYPYVTSSNTTVGGALAGTGVGADAIDYVLGIAKAYATRVGGGPFPTELDDEIGQGIRDRGQEYGASTGRPRRCGWIDIVALKRAVAINGISGLCITKLDVLDGMEKLKVCIAYEYRGKRTEYAPLDAAGWDECTPVYLEFPGWEETTHGITEWDALPPAARAYLRALEELAGCPISIVSTGPDRAHTMVLQDPFA, from the coding sequence ATGGGTCAGTCAGTCGTAGTGCTCGGCGCGCAATGGGGCGACGAAGGCAAGGGCAAGATCGTCGACCTGCTCACGCAGGACATCGGCGCGGTGGTGCGCTTCCAGGGTGGCCACAATGCCGGCCATACGCTGGTCATCGGCGGCAAGAAGACCGTCCTCCACCTCATTCCTTCGGGCATCCTGCGCGACGATGCGCTGTGCCTGATCGGCAACGGTGTGGTGCTCAGCCCCGCGGCGTTGATCAAGGAAATCGGCGAGCTCGAGGCCGCCGGCATCGAGGTGCGCTCGCGGCTGAAGATCAGCCCGGCCACGCCGCTGATCATGCCCTACCACATCGCCCTCGATCAGGCCCGCGAGAAGGCCGCAGGCGGCAAGGCCATCGGCACCACCGGCCGCGGCATCGGCCCGGCCTACGAGGACAAGGTCGCCCGCCGCGGCATCCGCGTCGCCGACCTGCACTATCCCAAGCAGCTCGAAGAGCAGCTGCGCACCGCGCTCGACTACCACAACTTCGTGCTGACCCAGTACCTGGGCGTGGAGGCGGTGGACTTCCAGAAGACCTACGACGAGGCGCTGGCCTTCGGCGAGTACGTCGAGCCGATGAAGTCCGACGTCGCCGGCATCCTGCACGACCTGCGCAAGCAGGGCAGCAAGGTGTTGTTCGAGGGCGCGCAGGGCGCGCTGCTCGACATCGACCACGGCACCTATCCCTACGTCACCAGCTCCAACACCACCGTCGGCGGTGCGTTGGCCGGCACCGGCGTGGGCGCGGATGCGATCGACTACGTGTTGGGCATCGCCAAGGCCTATGCCACGCGCGTGGGTGGCGGCCCGTTCCCGACCGAACTCGACGACGAGATCGGGCAGGGCATCCGCGATCGTGGCCAGGAGTACGGCGCCTCGACTGGTCGTCCGCGCCGCTGCGGCTGGATAGACATCGTCGCGCTCAAGCGTGCGGTCGCCATCAACGGTATCTCCGGACTGTGCATCACCAAGCTCGACGTGCTCGACGGCATGGAGAAGCTCAAGGTCTGCATCGCCTACGAGTACCGCGGCAAGCGCACCGAGTACGCCCCGCTCGACGCCGCCGGCTGGGACGAGTGCACGCCGGTGTATCTCGAGTTCCCGGGCTGGGAAGAGACCACCCACGGCATCACCGAGTGGGACGCCCTGCCGCCGGCAGCACGCGCCTACCTGCGCGCGCTCGAGGAACTGGCTGGCTGCCCGATCAGCATCGTCAGCACCGGCCCCGACCGGGCGCACACGATGGTGCTGCAGGACCCGTTCGCCTGA
- the folP gene encoding dihydropteroate synthase, whose amino-acid sequence MFDTAPQLDCNGRVLRLDRPRVMGIVNVTPDSFSDGGAYATTEAAIAHGLRLAEAGADVLDIGGESTRPGADEVPLEEELRRVLPVVEALVAQTALPISIDTSKPEVMRAAVEAGAGLINDVYGLRREGALETAAALGVPVVLMHMLGEPRGMQDAPEYDDVVAEVHRFLAERIFAAEMAGIERRRIVIDPGFGFGKTTAHNLALLAQLARLGELGVPVLAGLSRKRSIGELTGREVAAERVAGSVAAHLIAAQNGARLLRVHDVAATVDALQVWQAVAAVPRPRVASAPPAIQWPDDA is encoded by the coding sequence ATGTTCGACACCGCTCCCCAACTCGATTGCAACGGCCGCGTCCTGCGGCTCGACCGCCCGCGGGTCATGGGCATCGTCAACGTCACCCCCGATTCGTTCTCCGATGGTGGGGCGTATGCGACGACCGAGGCGGCCATTGCGCACGGCCTACGGCTGGCCGAGGCGGGCGCCGACGTGCTCGACATCGGCGGCGAGTCGACCCGGCCCGGCGCTGACGAGGTGCCGCTCGAGGAGGAATTGCGGCGGGTGCTGCCGGTTGTCGAGGCGCTGGTCGCGCAGACCGCGTTGCCGATCAGCATCGACACCTCCAAGCCCGAGGTCATGCGCGCCGCGGTCGAGGCCGGTGCGGGCCTGATCAACGATGTCTACGGGCTGCGCCGCGAGGGCGCGCTCGAGACCGCGGCCGCGCTCGGCGTGCCGGTGGTGCTGATGCACATGCTGGGCGAGCCGCGCGGCATGCAGGACGCGCCCGAGTACGACGACGTGGTCGCCGAGGTGCACCGGTTCCTGGCCGAGCGCATTTTCGCTGCCGAGATGGCCGGCATCGAACGGCGACGGATCGTCATCGACCCGGGTTTCGGCTTCGGCAAGACCACCGCACACAATCTGGCGCTGCTGGCGCAACTCGCGCGCCTGGGCGAACTCGGCGTGCCGGTGCTAGCCGGTCTGTCGCGCAAGCGCAGCATCGGCGAGTTGACCGGACGCGAGGTGGCGGCCGAGCGCGTCGCCGGGTCGGTCGCCGCGCACCTGATCGCCGCCCAGAACGGCGCCCGGCTGCTGCGCGTGCACGATGTCGCGGCGACCGTCGACGCGTTGCAGGTCTGGCAGGCAGTGGCAGCGGTGCCGCGCCCGCGGGTCGCCTCGGCGCCGCCGGCAATCCAGTGGCCCGACGACGCCTGA
- a CDS encoding DUF2231 domain-containing protein, with translation MDTRPVVVAPLHRPLHPLHMLLVTSAFPLFLGALIADIAYARSYEIQWTNFASWLLVGAMLFAVVGLVWALVSLAAPTARTRTRFLYVGLLALTCVLGFLNSLIHAMDAWQKMPQALVWSTLCVLSIAATLWFALGGTLRRREVVA, from the coding sequence ATGGACACACGCCCTGTCGTCGTGGCGCCATTGCACAGGCCGCTGCACCCCTTGCACATGCTGCTGGTCACCAGCGCATTCCCGCTGTTTCTCGGCGCGCTGATCGCCGATATCGCCTACGCGCGCAGCTACGAGATCCAGTGGACCAACTTCGCCTCCTGGCTGCTGGTCGGCGCGATGCTGTTCGCCGTCGTCGGCCTGGTCTGGGCGCTGGTCTCGCTGGCCGCCCCGACCGCGCGCACGCGCACCCGGTTCCTCTACGTCGGCCTGCTGGCGCTGACCTGCGTGCTGGGCTTTCTCAACTCGCTGATCCATGCGATGGATGCGTGGCAGAAGATGCCGCAGGCGTTGGTGTGGTCGACGCTGTGCGTGCTGTCGATCGCCGCGACCCTGTGGTTCGCGCTGGGCGGCACGCTGCGCCGCCGGGAGGTGGTGGCATGA
- the hflK gene encoding FtsH protease activity modulator HflK: MAWNIPGKNKDNEAPDHRGSGGGDRNPWPPRRNGGRRGRGGGAFDGLIDQLRGLFGGGGGGNPLRWIVVALVVVVLLNCFVLVGEQQRGVVLRFGQAARVMGPGPNFKLPWPIERVTKVDATTVQSYSNTVPVLTRDENIVVVSFNVQYRVGDPIKYLYGTRNAREMLEQTAVSAVREQIGRANLDAALNARGPLSTAAQESLQVSLNSYQTGLAVTELNLQDARPPEEVKPAFDEVNSAQQMNEQLVKEAGAYAAQIVPEARGEAARIRAQAEGYKTAEIARATGDATRFSLLVEEYAKVPEVTRKRLWLDTVQQVLAKNRTVIGGDGRQLIYVPMAGGGGSSQPAPSLVPPEVLSPTVEATREAAQAPARSSQLPRPPRDGGSR, translated from the coding sequence ATGGCCTGGAACATTCCCGGCAAGAACAAGGACAACGAAGCCCCGGACCATCGCGGGTCCGGCGGCGGTGACCGCAATCCCTGGCCGCCGCGCCGCAATGGTGGTCGTCGCGGTCGCGGTGGCGGTGCCTTCGACGGCCTGATCGACCAGTTGCGCGGCCTGTTCGGCGGTGGCGGTGGCGGTAACCCGCTGCGCTGGATCGTGGTCGCGCTGGTCGTCGTCGTGCTGCTCAACTGCTTCGTGCTGGTCGGCGAGCAGCAGCGCGGCGTGGTGCTGCGGTTCGGGCAGGCCGCGCGCGTCATGGGCCCGGGACCGAACTTCAAACTGCCCTGGCCGATCGAGCGCGTGACCAAGGTCGATGCGACCACGGTGCAGTCCTACAGCAACACCGTGCCGGTGCTGACCCGCGACGAGAACATCGTCGTGGTGTCGTTCAACGTGCAGTACCGGGTCGGCGATCCGATCAAGTACCTCTACGGCACCCGCAACGCGCGCGAGATGCTCGAGCAGACCGCGGTCAGCGCGGTGCGCGAGCAGATCGGCCGTGCCAACCTCGACGCCGCGCTCAATGCCCGCGGCCCGCTGTCGACCGCGGCGCAGGAATCGCTGCAGGTCTCGCTCAACAGTTACCAGACGGGTTTGGCGGTCACCGAACTCAACCTGCAGGACGCGCGTCCGCCCGAAGAGGTCAAGCCGGCCTTCGACGAGGTCAACAGCGCCCAGCAGATGAACGAGCAGCTGGTCAAGGAAGCCGGCGCCTACGCCGCCCAGATCGTGCCCGAGGCCCGCGGTGAGGCCGCGCGCATCCGCGCCCAGGCCGAGGGCTACAAGACCGCCGAGATCGCCCGCGCCACCGGTGACGCGACCCGCTTCTCGCTGCTGGTCGAGGAATACGCCAAGGTGCCCGAGGTCACCCGCAAGCGCCTGTGGCTCGACACCGTGCAGCAGGTGCTCGCCAAGAACCGCACCGTGATCGGCGGCGATGGCCGCCAGCTGATCTATGTCCCGATGGCCGGGGGTGGGGGTTCGTCCCAGCCGGCGCCGTCGCTGGTCCCGCCCGAGGTGCTGTCGCCGACCGTCGAGGCCACCCGTGAGGCCGCCCAGGCGCCCGCGCGGTCCTCGCAGTTGCCGCGCCCGCCGCGCGATGGAGGCTCCCGATGA
- the hflC gene encoding protease modulator HflC, giving the protein MRLNFVIPLLIIVLLGLMGSVFVVREGQVALVLNLGRVARTDIGPGLHFKVPLIESARIFDRRFNASAFSPERSLTSERKDVSVDFVAIVTISDAAAFYRATQGREDDASLRLEPIIKNSLRNEINANTLTELVSGNRAQFVDRQLPGINEAAKSLGMQIVDIRLKQIDLPTDSQVIVQVYDRMRAERREVATRLRAEGEEQARAIRGQADREQTVLLAEAERDAQKLRGEGDAEATRIYGEAASRDPGFYAFQRSLESYRKAFEKGDNVIVLERNDPFLQYLRSDR; this is encoded by the coding sequence ATGAGACTGAATTTCGTCATTCCGCTGCTGATCATCGTGCTGCTGGGCCTGATGGGCTCGGTGTTCGTGGTCCGCGAAGGCCAGGTCGCCCTGGTGCTCAACCTCGGCCGCGTGGCCCGCACCGATATCGGCCCGGGCCTGCACTTCAAGGTCCCGCTGATCGAATCGGCGCGGATCTTCGATCGCCGCTTCAACGCCAGCGCGTTCTCGCCCGAGCGCTCGCTGACCTCCGAGCGCAAGGACGTGAGCGTCGACTTCGTCGCGATCGTCACCATCAGCGACGCCGCCGCGTTTTATCGCGCCACCCAGGGCCGCGAGGACGACGCCAGCCTGCGCCTGGAGCCGATCATCAAGAACTCGCTGCGCAACGAGATCAACGCCAACACGCTGACCGAACTGGTCTCGGGCAACCGGGCGCAGTTCGTCGACCGCCAGCTGCCGGGCATCAACGAAGCCGCCAAGTCGCTGGGCATGCAGATCGTCGACATTCGCCTCAAGCAGATCGACCTGCCCACCGATAGCCAGGTCATCGTGCAGGTCTACGACCGCATGCGCGCCGAGCGCCGCGAAGTCGCCACCCGGCTGCGCGCCGAGGGCGAGGAGCAGGCGCGTGCGATCCGCGGTCAGGCCGATCGCGAGCAGACGGTGCTGCTGGCCGAGGCCGAGCGCGATGCGCAGAAGCTGCGAGGCGAGGGCGATGCCGAGGCGACCCGCATCTATGGCGAGGCCGCCAGCCGCGATCCGGGCTTCTACGCCTTCCAGCGCAGCCTGGAGTCGTACCGCAAGGCGTTCGAGAAGGGCGACAACGTGATCGTGCTCGAGCGCAACGACCCGTTCCTGCAGTACCTGCGCAGCGACCGCTGA
- the hfq gene encoding RNA chaperone Hfq, which yields MSKGQSLQDPFLNALRRERVPVSIYLVNGIKLQGTIESFDQFVVLLRNTVSQMVYKHAISTVVPARNVRVAPGGGFVESANGAGDDTVEQPE from the coding sequence ATGTCCAAGGGACAGTCCTTGCAGGATCCTTTCCTGAACGCATTGCGCCGTGAGCGCGTACCGGTCTCGATTTACCTCGTCAACGGCATCAAACTGCAGGGCACGATCGAGTCGTTCGACCAATTCGTGGTGCTGCTGCGCAACACCGTGAGCCAGATGGTCTACAAGCATGCGATCTCGACCGTGGTGCCGGCGCGCAACGTGCGCGTGGCCCCCGGTGGCGGTTTCGTCGAGTCCGCAAACGGTGCGGGCGACGACACCGTCGAACAGCCTGAATGA
- the miaA gene encoding tRNA (adenosine(37)-N6)-dimethylallyltransferase MiaA, producing the protein MNAGNARPWAIALMGPTASGKSALALALAERLDGEIVSVDSALVYRGLEIGAAKPDAAERARVAHHMLDLRDPWQTYSAAEFAADARRAIEDILARGRLPILAGGTGLYFAALLEGLSPMPAADPAVRAEIAAQAAVLGWPALHAQLAEVDPEAAARIGPGDPQRIQRALEVHRLSGVPISDWQRRPPEAPPLPARVLQLAIAPPERSELHARIAARFDAMLAAGFLDEVRALRALPQLRAHPAPLDLPAIRAVGYRQAWEYLDGLGDAASMRERAIAATRQLAKRQFTWLRGRSQVRWFDPVRERVALDAAVDQALAARPATHAGDG; encoded by the coding sequence ATGAACGCCGGCAACGCCCGGCCTTGGGCGATCGCGCTGATGGGCCCGACCGCCTCGGGCAAGTCCGCGCTGGCGCTGGCTCTGGCCGAACGCCTCGATGGCGAGATCGTCAGCGTCGACTCGGCGCTGGTGTATCGCGGCCTGGAGATCGGTGCAGCCAAACCCGATGCCGCCGAGCGCGCGCGCGTCGCGCACCACATGCTGGATCTGCGCGACCCGTGGCAGACCTATTCGGCCGCCGAGTTCGCCGCCGATGCCCGCCGCGCGATCGAGGACATCCTCGCGCGCGGCCGGCTGCCGATCCTCGCCGGCGGCACCGGGCTGTACTTCGCCGCTCTGCTCGAAGGTCTCTCGCCGATGCCGGCCGCCGACCCGGCCGTGCGGGCGGAGATCGCCGCGCAAGCCGCGGTACTCGGCTGGCCGGCGCTGCACGCCCAGCTTGCCGAGGTCGATCCGGAGGCCGCGGCGCGGATCGGGCCGGGGGACCCGCAACGCATCCAGCGGGCGCTCGAAGTGCATCGCCTGAGCGGCGTGCCGATCAGCGACTGGCAACGCCGCCCGCCCGAGGCACCGCCGCTTCCGGCGCGCGTGCTGCAGCTGGCGATCGCGCCGCCCGAGCGCAGCGAGCTGCATGCGCGGATCGCCGCGCGCTTCGACGCGATGCTTGCCGCCGGCTTCCTCGACGAGGTCCGCGCGTTGCGTGCCTTGCCGCAGCTGCGCGCCCATCCTGCGCCGCTGGACCTGCCGGCGATCCGCGCCGTCGGCTACCGCCAGGCCTGGGAGTACCTGGACGGGCTGGGCGATGCGGCATCGATGCGCGAGCGTGCGATCGCTGCGACCCGGCAACTGGCCAAGCGCCAGTTCACCTGGTTGCGTGGGCGCAGCCAGGTGCGCTGGTTCGACCCGGTCCGCGAGCGCGTCGCGCTCGATGCCGCGGTGGACCAGGCATTGGCAGCGCGCCCCGCGACGCATGCAGGAGACGGCTGA